The following are encoded in a window of Penicillium oxalicum strain HP7-1 chromosome II, whole genome shotgun sequence genomic DNA:
- a CDS encoding Uracil-regulated protein 1 produces the protein MVETEPIANMPEPTLPSPTSPKSHYSKHIILTTYPGQSGIDPVPLEWGAADAKSRGPVIVSRSNNLVKRRNAIGAHGGSYSIYNALAVAAGELDADFRPDLRNSQPTFDFPWQQAWGDKSKIVSMDPFGHDIVNQYKEELEAGWDIRPTMAVTRANMKLAEIAEAVRDGQLEVDGSIVVDSSGEVRVTKVAVEPVWYLPGVAERFGVDEGTLRRTLFEHTGGSYPELITRPDLKVFLPPIGGLTVYIFGPPERVSDEKVKLALRIHDECNGSDVFQSDICTCRPYLAFGIREAIREAQNGGSGVVIYFRKEGRALGEVIKYLVYNARKRGGDTADKYFTRTENIAGVRDMRFQALMPDILHWLGVKKIDKMLSMSNMKHDAIVDSGIKILERIPIPDEMIPSDSRVEIDAKINAGYFTTGKQITMDDLAAVRGRGWEKWEDVEH, from the exons ATGGTGGAAACTGAACCCATCGCCAACATGCCAGAGCCCACTCTCCCGTCTCCCACCTCACCCAAGTCCCACTATAGCAAACATATCATT TTGACGACCTATCCTGGTCAGAGTGGAATTGACCCTGTCCCCCTGGAATGGGGTGCCGCCGATGCCAAATCTCGAGGTCCAGTGATTGTCTCCCGCAGCAATAATCTCGTCAAACGTCGCAATGCTATCGGCGCTCACGGAGGTAGCTACAGTATCTACAATGCCTTGGCCGTGGCGGCGGGTGAATTGGATGCGGATTTCCGCCCCGACTTGCGTAACAGTCAACCCACCTTTGACTTTCCTTGGCAACAAGCATGGGGGGACAAGTCCAAGATTGTGTCCATGGACCCTTTTGGCCATGACATTGTCAACCAGTATAAAGAGGAGCTTGAGGCAGGCTGGGACATTCGGCCCACCATGGCGGTGACACGTGCCAACATGAAGCTGGCCGAGATTGCAGAGGCCGTGCGTGATGGGCAACTCGAAGTCGATGGCTCCATTGTGGTAGACTCGTCCGGTGAAGTGCGAGTGACCAAGGTTGCAGTGGAGCCCGTGTGGTACTTACCCGGTGTGGCCGAGCGATTTGGTGTGGATGAGGGCACTCTCCGTCGGACTTTGTTTGAGCACACGGGTGGCAGCTACCCTGAGCTGATCACCCGTCCGGACTTGAAGGTCTTCCTACCTCCTATTGGCGGGTTAACAGTATATATCTTCGGACCTCCCGAGCGCGTGTCAGACGAGAAAGTCAAGCTGGCTCTGCGAATTCACGACGAATGCAATGGTAGTGACGTGTTTCAGTCCGACATCTGCACATGCCGACCATACCTTGCATTTGGTATTCGCGAGGCAATCCGTGAGGCCCAGAATGGTGGCAGTGGTGTGGTGATCTATTTCCGCAAGGAAGGTCGTGCTCTGGGAGAGGTGATCAAATACTTGGTATACAATGCGCGGAAGCGAGGAGGCGATACGGCCGATAAATACTTCACCCGAACGGAGAATATTGCTGGCGTCAGAGAT ATGCGCTTCCAAGCCCTGATGCCGGACATTCTCCACTGGCTTGGCGTCAAGAAGATTGATAAGATGTTGTCCATGTCCAATATGAAACATGACGCGATTGTAGACTCGGGTATCAAGATCTTGGAGCGAATTCCGATTCCGGATGAGATGATTCCCAGTGACTCTCGCGTCGAGATTGATGCAAAGATCAATGCTGGATACTTTACGACCGGCAAGCAGATTACCATGGATGATCTCGCTGCCGTACGTGGTCGTGGCTGGGAGAAATGGGAGGATGTGGAG CACTAA